The Nitrospira sp. genome contains a region encoding:
- a CDS encoding replication initiation factor domain-containing protein: MTGSGGFTQTIDWLAFTLPKADVAEVIALVGGDWFQSETGFRGYPIAQFMTQGKTGVGKLGTGAPRNPKEVHVDLSAGIVSQWDETKLKTVLAWIFAQKGHVTRIDVALDDREASVAVETVRLAVEAGQLVSRSKQFKVIQASNHREGVRTGETLYFGSRESQTMLRVYDKRLELQTKGRDDAGLYGVRWELEFKQDRAQACAKALLTLDPEDWRAFLVGVLRSYVDFRETTREAESYEKYRAPLVGWWKALTEGFMRCRLVVERIQQRLDDVAAWLANAISPMLAVVVACRGDQFLFEMIYAGTKRWTQKHYALLKQRKRGTPYVLRVS, translated from the coding sequence ATGACAGGTTCTGGAGGGTTCACGCAGACCATCGATTGGTTGGCCTTCACGCTGCCAAAGGCTGACGTCGCCGAGGTGATTGCGCTAGTTGGTGGTGATTGGTTCCAGAGTGAGACCGGGTTTCGTGGCTATCCCATCGCGCAGTTCATGACGCAGGGGAAGACCGGAGTTGGGAAGTTGGGGACGGGTGCCCCTCGCAATCCGAAAGAAGTGCATGTGGATCTCTCGGCTGGGATCGTCTCCCAGTGGGACGAGACCAAGTTGAAGACCGTGCTGGCCTGGATCTTTGCCCAGAAAGGCCATGTCACGCGCATCGATGTGGCGCTGGACGACCGGGAGGCGTCTGTCGCAGTGGAGACCGTCCGCCTGGCTGTGGAGGCCGGACAATTAGTGAGCCGATCGAAGCAATTCAAAGTCATCCAAGCCTCAAATCATCGGGAGGGCGTCCGGACCGGAGAGACACTCTACTTTGGGAGCCGCGAGAGTCAAACGATGCTGCGGGTCTATGACAAGCGGCTGGAACTCCAAACCAAAGGCCGAGACGACGCGGGATTGTACGGTGTGCGCTGGGAATTGGAATTCAAGCAGGATCGGGCTCAAGCCTGCGCAAAAGCGCTCCTCACCCTCGATCCGGAAGATTGGCGGGCGTTTTTGGTTGGCGTGCTGCGTTCCTACGTCGATTTCCGCGAGACCACGCGAGAGGCCGAATCCTACGAGAAGTACCGAGCGCCGTTAGTGGGCTGGTGGAAAGCCCTCACCGAAGGCTTCATGCGATGCCGGCTCGTCGTCGAACGGATTCAGCAGCGGTTGGATGATGTGGCGGCCTGGCTCGCGAACGCCATCAGTCCCATGCTGGCGGTCGTCGTTGCCTGTCGAGGGGATCAGTTTCTGTTCGAGATGATCTATGCGGGTACCAAACGATGGACACAGAAGCACTATGCGTTGCTGAAGCAGCGTAAGCGAGGGACCCCCTATGTCCTTAGAGTTTCATAA
- a CDS encoding recombinase family protein, with translation MIAAIYARKSTEQVGFNDEEKSVTRQIQHATEFAVRKGWTVAQEHIYSDDGISGAEFLKRQGFLRLMNALKPRPAFQVLIMSEESRLGREAIQSSYAFKQIIDSGVRIFFYLTDQERKLDNALDKVMLSLTNFSAEMEREKASQRTYDAMLRKAKALHVTGNKVFGYDNVPVYSSQANNDGTPHRQHVVRRINTEQAKTVVRIFEMYASGFGLASIAKALNEDRVSPPHGGNLGWCPTALRDILQRDLYRGMVLWNRTQAIQLGGTRKQRKRPQSEWLRIDAPELRIISSMLWEQVEQRRTQNRNAYLRGEGGRLISRPTGEDHRSSYLLSSIAKCIVCGGSIVAIKRTAKQRYDRTVYRCAYHHKRGHTVCSNNVEVRQDILDSAILHAINNMLDDQVLEASVAEALERIRKEQKKLPDERVTIERELSLIETRLHHLVEHIANGKATDAIDASLRQEEARKKTLLGELTRLDQLAQMAYVNEKQLVKELRTRLGDIPGLLTRQVPLARQMLRKLLDGHISCEPVEEGGKRGYRFTATGTFDRLLTGVKVINQSGGGQGS, from the coding sequence ATGATTGCGGCAATCTACGCCAGGAAATCCACGGAACAGGTCGGATTTAACGATGAGGAGAAATCGGTTACTCGGCAGATTCAGCACGCAACGGAGTTTGCCGTCCGAAAGGGTTGGACGGTTGCGCAGGAACATATCTATTCTGATGACGGCATATCCGGCGCAGAATTCCTCAAGCGGCAGGGTTTCCTAAGATTGATGAATGCGCTTAAGCCTCGTCCAGCGTTCCAAGTGCTGATCATGAGCGAAGAGTCTCGATTGGGCCGTGAGGCTATCCAATCGAGCTATGCCTTCAAGCAAATCATCGATAGCGGCGTGCGGATATTCTTCTATCTTACTGACCAAGAACGAAAGCTTGATAATGCCCTCGACAAGGTGATGCTTAGCCTGACGAACTTCTCGGCAGAAATGGAGCGAGAAAAAGCGAGCCAGCGTACCTATGATGCCATGCTCCGAAAAGCCAAAGCTCTCCACGTCACGGGCAACAAGGTTTTCGGCTACGATAACGTCCCCGTCTACAGCAGCCAAGCGAACAATGATGGTACCCCGCACCGACAGCACGTTGTTAGAAGGATCAATACCGAACAAGCTAAAACAGTCGTGCGAATATTCGAAATGTACGCATCAGGCTTTGGTCTGGCAAGCATCGCTAAGGCGTTAAACGAGGATCGCGTCTCGCCTCCTCACGGTGGGAATCTTGGCTGGTGCCCAACAGCGCTTCGGGACATTCTCCAACGTGACCTTTATCGAGGTATGGTCCTCTGGAATAGAACCCAAGCAATTCAACTCGGCGGAACGCGGAAGCAACGAAAGCGTCCTCAATCGGAATGGCTTCGTATCGACGCACCAGAATTGAGGATCATCTCCTCCATGCTGTGGGAGCAGGTTGAACAGCGTAGAACACAAAATAGGAATGCCTATCTGCGCGGGGAAGGTGGTCGCCTCATTTCACGACCTACCGGCGAAGATCACCGGTCTTCCTATCTACTCAGCAGCATTGCAAAGTGCATCGTATGTGGTGGTTCGATCGTGGCAATAAAGCGAACTGCGAAACAACGCTATGACCGCACCGTGTATCGCTGTGCCTACCACCACAAACGAGGTCATACCGTCTGCAGTAACAACGTGGAAGTCCGCCAGGATATTCTCGACTCAGCCATCCTGCACGCTATAAACAACATGCTAGACGATCAGGTCCTGGAAGCCTCCGTTGCGGAGGCCTTGGAGCGAATTAGGAAAGAACAGAAGAAGCTACCTGACGAACGCGTCACTATTGAACGGGAACTCTCTTTAATTGAAACACGACTGCATCACCTGGTGGAACATATAGCGAATGGCAAGGCAACAGATGCCATTGACGCATCACTCCGCCAGGAGGAGGCTAGGAAGAAGACGTTGCTAGGGGAATTGACGAGACTGGACCAGCTTGCCCAAATGGCTTACGTGAACGAGAAGCAGCTGGTCAAGGAATTGAGAACCCGCTTAGGAGATATCCCTGGTTTGCTCACCCGACAGGTTCCGCTCGCGCGCCAGATGCTCAGGAAACTGCTTGACGGTCACATTTCATGCGAGCCCGTCGAGGAGGGCGGGAAGCGAGGCTATCGATTCACTGCCACGGGAACATTCGACCGTTTACTGACTGGCGTGAAGGTTATCAATCAAAGTGGTGGAGGGCAGGGGAGTTGA
- a CDS encoding phosphoribosylglycinamide formyltransferase, with protein sequence MSGKSPRLVRLGVLVSGRGSNLQAIIDAIEAGTLSAEIAVVLSNKQDAGGLERARKHGAPAVWLDPKPYAGRPDSREAYDKAVFEVLQKHEVDLVLLAGYMKIVTTVLISAYENRMMNIHPSLLPSFPGLDVQKKAIDHGCKIAGCTVHFVTEGVDEGPIIIQAAVPILEGDTPDTLATRILEQEHRIYPRAIQLYAEGKLRVEGRRVSVAEAGPVATGFHNPG encoded by the coding sequence ATGTCGGGTAAGTCGCCTCGATTAGTGCGGCTCGGTGTGCTCGTCTCCGGCCGGGGATCGAATCTGCAGGCAATCATCGATGCCATCGAGGCGGGGACTCTGTCGGCTGAAATCGCGGTCGTGCTCAGTAATAAGCAGGATGCCGGCGGGCTGGAGCGGGCGCGAAAGCATGGCGCGCCGGCAGTCTGGCTCGATCCGAAGCCCTATGCCGGCCGTCCGGACAGTCGCGAGGCCTACGATAAAGCGGTATTTGAGGTGTTGCAGAAACACGAAGTGGATCTCGTGCTCCTGGCCGGGTACATGAAGATCGTCACGACCGTGCTGATCTCGGCCTACGAGAACCGGATGATGAACATTCATCCGTCCCTGCTTCCGTCGTTCCCTGGTCTGGATGTGCAGAAAAAAGCCATCGACCACGGATGCAAAATCGCCGGTTGCACCGTGCACTTCGTGACCGAAGGGGTCGACGAGGGGCCGATCATCATTCAGGCGGCCGTGCCGATCCTCGAAGGAGATACGCCGGATACTCTGGCGACTCGCATCCTGGAACAGGAACACCGGATCTATCCTCGCGCGATTCAACTCTATGCGGAAGGCAAATTGCGCGTGGAGGGACGGCGGGTATCGGTGGCGGAGGCAGGACCGGTGGCGACAGGATTTCACAACCCCGGATAA
- a CDS encoding JAB domain-containing protein translates to MSVDSSLGSSNGVQPLKPVRKYGIPRYRVTLVREGRAIPAAESVHTSEGAAAILRPLFAGLDREQFLICGLDAKHGLIGINVVSTGSLNLTIVHPREVFKPLILMNAGAWICAHNHPSSDIAPSPEDRILTKRLREAGELFGITLLDHLILAEEHYYSFADQGWPGA, encoded by the coding sequence ATGTCCGTTGATAGCTCTCTCGGTTCCTCGAACGGTGTACAGCCACTGAAACCGGTTCGCAAATACGGAATCCCTCGGTACCGTGTGACCCTCGTGCGCGAGGGCCGTGCCATTCCAGCTGCGGAATCGGTGCATACGTCGGAAGGCGCTGCGGCGATCCTCCGGCCGTTGTTTGCCGGTCTGGATCGGGAACAGTTCCTCATCTGTGGTCTCGATGCGAAACATGGTCTGATCGGGATCAATGTGGTCTCCACTGGCTCGCTCAATCTGACCATCGTCCATCCTCGCGAGGTCTTCAAGCCGCTCATCTTGATGAATGCCGGTGCCTGGATCTGCGCCCACAACCACCCCTCCAGTGACATCGCGCCGAGCCCCGAAGATCGCATCTTGACCAAACGGCTGCGTGAAGCTGGCGAACTCTTCGGCATCACCCTCCTCGACCATCTGATTCTGGCCGAAGAACACTACTACAGCTTTGCCGACCAGGGCTGGCCCGGCGCTTAG
- a CDS encoding phosphoribosylformylglycinamidine cyclo-ligase: MTTYRDAGVDIDAGDEFVERIKPHVRATFRPEVMTDLGGFGGLFRFQANRYQDPVLVSGTDGVGTKLKIAFLMDKHDSVGIDLVAMCVNDIAVSGAEPLFFLDYFATGKLSLKTAEAVVRGISDGCRQAGCALIGGETAEMPSFYAEGEYDLAGFAVGVVDRPKMIDGRQIVPGDAVIGLASTGVHSNGFSLVRKVLFEKSRLTVESVMPELGGALGETLLTPTRIYAKQVLSLAEACPIKGIAHITGGGITENLPRVFPARCGARIRRGSWPVLPIFQTIQERGSVDLSEMYRVFNMGIGLILVVAPEHVDRVIAKAVELGDRAYYIGDMMAQSTDEGVVEYVG; encoded by the coding sequence ATGACTACCTATCGTGATGCCGGTGTCGATATCGATGCCGGCGATGAATTCGTCGAGCGGATCAAGCCGCATGTTCGGGCGACCTTTCGCCCGGAAGTGATGACCGATCTGGGCGGCTTCGGAGGCCTGTTCCGATTCCAGGCGAATCGCTACCAGGATCCGGTGCTCGTCTCGGGCACCGACGGAGTCGGGACCAAACTCAAAATCGCCTTTCTCATGGACAAACACGACTCGGTCGGGATCGACCTGGTGGCGATGTGTGTCAACGATATTGCCGTCAGCGGCGCAGAACCGCTCTTCTTTCTCGACTACTTTGCGACCGGGAAATTGTCATTGAAGACGGCAGAAGCCGTGGTTCGCGGGATTTCCGACGGTTGCCGCCAGGCCGGCTGCGCCCTCATCGGCGGAGAAACCGCCGAGATGCCCTCGTTCTATGCGGAAGGCGAGTACGACCTGGCCGGTTTTGCTGTGGGGGTAGTCGATCGCCCGAAGATGATCGACGGCCGGCAGATTGTTCCCGGGGATGCCGTGATCGGGTTGGCCTCAACCGGTGTCCACAGCAACGGCTTTTCGCTGGTGCGCAAGGTGTTGTTTGAGAAAAGTCGACTGACGGTCGAGAGTGTGATGCCGGAACTCGGCGGTGCGCTGGGTGAGACCCTGCTGACGCCGACGCGGATTTATGCCAAACAGGTGCTTTCGTTGGCCGAGGCTTGCCCGATCAAGGGGATCGCGCACATCACCGGCGGTGGAATCACCGAGAATCTGCCACGCGTCTTTCCGGCCCGCTGTGGGGCGCGCATTCGACGAGGCTCATGGCCGGTGCTGCCGATTTTTCAGACGATTCAGGAACGCGGGAGCGTGGATCTGAGCGAGATGTACCGCGTCTTCAATATGGGCATCGGGCTGATTCTGGTCGTGGCTCCGGAACATGTCGATAGAGTGATTGCCAAGGCCGTCGAATTAGGCGACCGGGCCTATTACATCGGCGACATGATGGCGCAGTCCACGGACGAGGGTGTGGTCGAATATGTCGGGTAA
- a CDS encoding helix-turn-helix domain-containing protein: protein MEQTWLTVDELAAVLKVSPKSIRRAYRKGEIPVDRFCRFVRFDLERVKEALKAKGHSLTGVVSTKKEGQRSATGGASRRRAQRPRPRLGKTGASIAQAPRRKK, encoded by the coding sequence ATGGAACAAACCTGGTTGACCGTCGATGAGCTAGCCGCCGTCCTCAAAGTCAGTCCGAAGTCAATCCGCCGGGCGTACCGCAAGGGGGAGATTCCCGTGGATCGATTCTGTCGGTTTGTGCGCTTCGACCTCGAACGCGTGAAGGAGGCCCTGAAGGCCAAGGGGCACAGTCTGACCGGTGTCGTTTCCACGAAGAAGGAGGGACAGCGCAGCGCGACCGGCGGCGCCAGCCGGCGGCGCGCGCAGCGGCCCCGCCCCCGACTGGGTAAGACGGGGGCGTCTATCGCACAGGCCCCAAGGAGGAAGAAATGA
- a CDS encoding DUF2523 domain-containing protein yields the protein MTAILTLIYCWLQEFFFSLTDWGLGIWDSVLSVADSTLATIGTAGLILPVIPDQYAWVLGATGMSQALAIVASAMGTRFILQTIPFVRWGS from the coding sequence ATGACGGCGATTTTGACCCTCATCTATTGCTGGCTGCAGGAGTTCTTCTTCTCCCTCACGGATTGGGGCCTGGGCATCTGGGATTCTGTTCTCTCTGTGGCGGACAGCACGCTCGCCACCATCGGCACGGCAGGGCTCATCCTGCCGGTGATTCCTGATCAATACGCGTGGGTGCTGGGCGCGACGGGCATGAGTCAGGCGCTGGCCATCGTGGCGAGCGCCATGGGCACGCGATTCATTCTCCAAACCATTCCGTTTGTGCGGTGGGGCTCATGA